Proteins from a genomic interval of Corynebacterium freiburgense:
- a CDS encoding TM0106 family RecB-like putative nuclease — translation MEKDITDLLGCRYRAVQRRKFPDVPPTEAAKQRAARAEEGRRQAMQLLPQAGIIPGFTRIDALGEEETFDALVAGADLITNAEFVVSDVRVHIDVLVRDADNYIPVVVSSHRVARPAKTAKQETVPTSELGIGRPVYAGWKVRNHAADTYRLALADRALAEYGLASGKGGAIGQDPSLTFIEPVAPLQNGLTQALETPEPTTPRRMKECKSCRYWFDCERELVARDDISLLLSGDSGSHYINQGITTVQQLIDANLGESSQLARAWRKGIPVLRRNDVTMARYDIEIDIDLEAYLDHGAYLWGVSDGQTYIPFVTWEPLGGEAEARNFAMFWNYLKAKLLEARTQGKSIAVYCYSNHGENYWMRSSAKRFAGYPGVPSEGEVNAFLNSPYWIDVFREVRKQLVGPEGLGLKIVARVAGFYWEGDLDGEASVNAYRQAFNENNAEIREQILRYNRDDCLATGAVRKWLSHGAPGIPILH, via the coding sequence GTGGAAAAGGACATTACGGATCTTTTGGGCTGTCGTTATCGTGCTGTGCAACGTAGGAAGTTTCCTGACGTCCCGCCGACAGAGGCAGCAAAGCAACGTGCGGCCCGTGCGGAGGAGGGGCGTCGTCAAGCAATGCAATTACTGCCGCAGGCTGGGATAATCCCTGGTTTTACGCGTATTGACGCCCTCGGGGAAGAGGAAACCTTTGATGCGTTGGTGGCCGGCGCAGATCTTATTACAAATGCGGAGTTTGTGGTGTCGGATGTGCGGGTGCATATCGACGTCCTTGTGCGCGATGCCGACAACTATATTCCTGTGGTAGTAAGCAGTCACAGGGTGGCTCGACCAGCGAAAACGGCGAAACAAGAGACAGTGCCCACGAGCGAATTGGGCATCGGTCGTCCAGTTTATGCAGGCTGGAAAGTTCGTAATCATGCTGCTGATACATACCGTCTAGCCCTTGCTGACCGAGCTCTTGCAGAATACGGTTTAGCCAGCGGCAAAGGTGGCGCAATAGGGCAAGACCCTTCACTTACTTTTATTGAGCCGGTAGCGCCTCTGCAAAACGGTCTAACGCAAGCGTTGGAAACACCAGAACCAACTACTCCGCGACGCATGAAAGAATGCAAGAGCTGCAGATATTGGTTTGATTGCGAACGCGAACTAGTGGCCCGCGATGATATTTCGCTGCTACTGAGTGGGGACTCTGGCTCGCACTATATCAATCAGGGCATCACTACAGTGCAGCAGCTTATCGACGCCAACCTAGGTGAATCTTCCCAGTTGGCGCGGGCGTGGCGGAAGGGAATTCCAGTATTGCGTCGCAATGACGTAACTATGGCTCGATATGATATTGAAATAGATATTGATTTGGAAGCGTACCTAGACCATGGTGCTTATCTGTGGGGTGTTAGCGATGGTCAAACGTACATTCCATTTGTAACCTGGGAGCCGCTCGGTGGTGAGGCAGAAGCGCGAAATTTCGCTATGTTTTGGAACTATCTAAAGGCCAAGCTTTTGGAAGCTAGAACACAAGGCAAGTCGATCGCGGTCTACTGTTACTCCAACCATGGTGAGAACTACTGGATGAGGAGTTCTGCGAAAAGATTTGCGGGCTACCCTGGAGTTCCAAGTGAGGGGGAGGTCAATGCTTTTCTGAACTCCCCTTACTGGATCGATGTATTCCGTGAAGTAAGGAAGCAATTAGTGGGCCCCGAGGGGCTGGGATTAAAGATTGTTGCGCGTGTGGCGGGTTTTTATTGGGAAGGTGATTTAGATGGTGAAGCTAGTGTGAATGCGTATAGGCAAGCTTTCAATGAAAATAACGCTGAAATACGTGAGCAAATACTTCGCTATAACCGGGATGATTGCTTAGCAACGGGGGCGGTTAGAAAATGGTTAAGTCACGGAGCGCCAGGTATTCCAATCTTGCACTAA
- a CDS encoding DUF6474 family protein — MGIFEAIRKSRARTKAEIKAAKVKAKEEVRLNAKTQLHQAKLLAAQEKALLKAERRGLKAKRKHERTMAKNTLAQMRAGRFNKANIMRYSAAARVLVPVLIPLAYRAITFGREQLLSLKAQRLGVSAHELAQYSGHGAPLKARIAGIRKTVENTKLPSGFVRDVNERLDQLDSAVDNSEYMTGEQRRRVHRSTSNDLDLLLQEVQQKIHSV; from the coding sequence ATGGGAATCTTCGAAGCAATCCGCAAAAGCCGAGCCCGCACAAAAGCCGAAATCAAAGCCGCAAAAGTAAAGGCCAAAGAAGAAGTTCGGCTAAATGCAAAGACCCAACTCCACCAAGCAAAACTCCTCGCCGCCCAAGAAAAAGCACTCTTGAAAGCAGAACGACGAGGACTAAAAGCAAAGCGTAAGCATGAACGCACTATGGCGAAAAATACACTCGCACAAATGCGGGCTGGTCGATTTAATAAAGCGAATATTATGCGCTACAGTGCTGCAGCTCGCGTGTTAGTACCTGTTTTAATTCCACTGGCATATCGCGCAATCACTTTTGGTCGGGAACAACTTCTTTCTTTGAAAGCTCAGCGACTCGGAGTAAGTGCACACGAATTAGCACAATATTCTGGCCATGGAGCACCTTTGAAAGCGCGAATTGCGGGAATCCGAAAGACAGTTGAGAACACAAAGCTTCCAAGTGGGTTTGTTCGCGATGTCAATGAACGCCTAGATCAATTAGATAGTGCAGTAGATAATTCAGAATATATGACTGGGGAACAACGTCGGCGTGTTCATCGAAGCACTTCAAATGACCTCGATTTGCTACTTCAGGAAGTTCAACAAAAAATTCATTCGGTCTAA
- a CDS encoding histone-like nucleoid-structuring protein Lsr2, with product MARREITQYFDDLNNTPLTPDKLHVIRFSVDGIDYVMDLSAENADMFREALKPYIAAARRDAAARGRRRAAVPTSMNASRARTRAIREWAHDNGYTIAERGKIPATIIEAYDNAHSN from the coding sequence ATGGCACGCCGAGAAATTACTCAGTACTTCGATGACCTGAACAACACTCCGTTGACTCCAGATAAGCTTCATGTAATTCGCTTCTCTGTTGACGGTATTGATTATGTGATGGATCTCTCTGCAGAAAATGCAGATATGTTCCGTGAAGCCCTCAAACCATACATTGCCGCAGCTCGCCGCGACGCCGCAGCCCGCGGTCGTCGTCGTGCAGCTGTACCTACCAGCATGAATGCTTCCCGCGCACGCACCCGCGCAATTCGCGAGTGGGCTCACGACAATGGCTATACCATTGCAGAACGCGGAAAGATTCCTGCCACAATTATTGAGGCATACGACAACGCACACTCCAACTAG
- the yidC gene encoding membrane protein insertase YidC, with protein MEVFIYPVSGVMKLWHLVLHDVFGVNDQVAWLVSLFGLIVTVRSIVLPLAWKQLRATRIMVNLRPQTKAIADSFAKRTDADADKEQREAIKALHKEHNFNASSGCFPALIQIPVFIGLYQVLLHMARPVEGIDAEVIHPIGFLNSDEVRSFLKVRIWDIPVPAYVSMSPEQLVQLNTNRDDVFWFVLPLVVVATIFTVGNMAYSIRRSYLTIDHENRVALRMNRFIIFMVLVIPFMLISAAVYSPVPAAIVVYWVANNLWTLAQIVVISVLLDRKMPLTDEFENFQDEAFVRRLEKETARKERKRSIRRHRLLMLVQPHKLLEHRREIIRIKKEYREQIRAEREKKREIRRLRMAAKKERRTQRSSKKESAETQAEQQPET; from the coding sequence ATGGAAGTTTTCATCTACCCAGTTTCTGGAGTGATGAAGCTCTGGCATCTGGTTCTGCATGATGTTTTCGGCGTAAATGACCAGGTTGCTTGGCTTGTTTCTTTATTCGGTTTGATTGTTACTGTGCGCTCAATTGTCTTGCCGCTTGCCTGGAAGCAATTACGGGCTACCCGAATTATGGTGAATCTACGTCCGCAAACAAAGGCGATTGCGGATTCGTTTGCTAAGCGTACAGATGCAGATGCAGATAAGGAACAACGAGAAGCAATTAAGGCGTTGCATAAGGAGCATAATTTCAATGCAAGCTCTGGTTGCTTTCCGGCATTGATTCAGATTCCTGTGTTTATTGGTTTGTACCAGGTGTTACTCCATATGGCACGACCTGTTGAAGGAATCGATGCTGAGGTTATCCATCCCATCGGATTTTTAAATAGTGATGAGGTACGTTCCTTTCTAAAAGTAAGGATCTGGGATATTCCAGTTCCTGCGTATGTATCCATGTCACCAGAACAATTGGTGCAACTAAACACCAACCGTGATGATGTGTTTTGGTTTGTGCTACCGCTCGTAGTTGTTGCAACAATCTTCACGGTTGGGAATATGGCGTATTCAATTCGGCGTTCATACCTCACCATCGATCATGAAAACCGTGTAGCACTGCGGATGAATCGCTTTATTATCTTTATGGTTTTGGTGATTCCGTTTATGCTGATTTCTGCGGCTGTGTACTCTCCAGTTCCTGCGGCAATTGTGGTCTACTGGGTAGCTAACAATCTATGGACCCTTGCCCAGATTGTGGTGATTTCTGTGCTCCTTGATCGAAAAATGCCACTTACAGATGAGTTCGAGAATTTCCAAGATGAAGCATTTGTGCGCAGGTTAGAAAAAGAGACTGCACGTAAGGAGCGAAAACGAAGCATCCGCCGACATAGATTGTTGATGCTTGTCCAGCCGCACAAACTACTCGAGCATCGGCGAGAGATCATCAGAATAAAAAAGGAATATCGCGAACAAATTCGTGCAGAGCGCGAGAAAAAACGGGAAATTCGTAGGCTACGTATGGCCGCTAAAAAAGAACGCCGCACACAACGCAGCTCCAAAAAGGAGTCTGCGGAAACCCAGGCCGAGCAACAACCTGAAACGTAA
- a CDS encoding class E sortase, which translates to MSHAAEPRRLSFTQVLGELFITAGVLFFLFAFYESYWTNLEANRQQTRVSDKLDEQWKNVNPRQKLAPELGEAFARMYIPAFGSDFHFAIVEGTSDEDLLAGPGRYTESQFPGDPGNFAVAGHRVGKGAPFNDLGNLNTCDAIVVETSTAWQIYRVLPIDAQGEQRRSEALHCLSPEQAERLTTGDYSGVNGRIITVPGDIATIHPIPGVATTEINPGMESLMTMTTCHPQFSNAERMIVHAMLVRSEPKQQGQRPAELEES; encoded by the coding sequence ATGAGCCATGCTGCAGAGCCGCGACGCCTGAGCTTTACCCAAGTATTAGGTGAACTGTTTATTACAGCCGGTGTCCTCTTTTTTCTTTTTGCTTTCTATGAGTCTTATTGGACAAACCTTGAAGCCAATAGGCAACAAACCCGAGTTTCAGACAAGCTCGATGAACAGTGGAAAAACGTAAACCCAAGGCAAAAGCTAGCCCCTGAACTCGGTGAAGCGTTTGCGCGTATGTATATTCCAGCGTTCGGCTCTGATTTCCATTTCGCAATTGTGGAAGGCACAAGTGATGAAGACTTACTCGCCGGTCCAGGGCGTTATACCGAAAGCCAATTTCCAGGGGATCCAGGTAATTTTGCAGTTGCCGGTCACCGCGTAGGAAAAGGTGCCCCTTTTAATGATCTTGGAAACCTCAATACATGCGACGCCATCGTGGTTGAAACCAGCACGGCATGGCAAATCTATCGGGTTCTGCCGATCGATGCTCAAGGTGAGCAACGACGTTCCGAAGCACTGCATTGCTTAAGCCCAGAACAGGCCGAACGTCTAACCACTGGAGATTACTCCGGTGTGAATGGTCGTATCATTACTGTACCTGGCGATATTGCTACCATTCATCCCATCCCTGGAGTGGCGACCACAGAAATAAACCCAGGTATGGAATCCCTGATGACTATGACAACCTGCCACCCTCAATTTTCCAATGCTGAGCGAATGATCGTGCATGCGATGCTGGTTCGAAGCGAACCAAAACAGCAAGGTCAACGCCCAGCCGAACTGGAGGAAAGCTAA
- a CDS encoding DUF2020 domain-containing protein encodes MRRTVLLLCSALLVACSPQLGGETPTTDTLSATPITIGPLDQGLPSDALPEVPREANTPCPYLDTEWVADTNGQKVTSQGIDERFDVPACVFWSYPDEPQLQVIIRTMPNEKAAVDVVNWAAPIDITEIAEEPEGWSGGRMGFEDRAVYAVQKANIAVVVFSNQSQSLKAELVAKEVITRLGL; translated from the coding sequence ATGCGTCGTACAGTTTTACTCCTTTGTTCTGCGTTACTGGTAGCGTGCAGCCCCCAACTGGGAGGGGAAACCCCCACCACAGATACACTGTCAGCCACACCAATCACAATCGGGCCATTGGATCAAGGGTTGCCTAGCGACGCCCTCCCAGAAGTACCGCGTGAAGCAAACACACCGTGCCCATACCTAGATACTGAATGGGTGGCTGATACCAATGGTCAGAAAGTAACAAGTCAGGGAATTGATGAGCGTTTTGATGTTCCCGCTTGCGTTTTTTGGTCCTACCCTGATGAGCCGCAGCTTCAGGTCATTATCCGTACTATGCCAAACGAAAAAGCAGCTGTTGATGTAGTGAACTGGGCAGCGCCGATCGATATCACCGAAATTGCCGAAGAACCAGAAGGTTGGTCTGGGGGGCGCATGGGGTTTGAAGACCGTGCAGTATATGCGGTTCAAAAAGCCAATATAGCCGTGGTTGTGTTCTCCAACCAGAGCCAATCGCTCAAAGCAGAGCTGGTAGCCAAAGAAGTGATCACCCGGCTAGGGCTGTGA
- a CDS encoding sensor histidine kinase, protein MNSESSAPGNHGLRQGIHILTAMLLVVIVIASVRLPTNESLTMISLSCLYGAVYFIGNRHLKEPLAQQLWLLALTCIWVIMVPIQTSAVYLVFALYFLYLQILDDIRGLIAVIGATIVSVVSQYPHITIGSVLGPCVAAMVSVGINYAFQALWTVSQERQELIDELLQTRTQLAETERAAGIAAERQRIAHEIHDTLAQGLSSIQMLLHVAERDLEKIPDDAAQSAVRRIQQARTTAADNLGEARAMIAALQPAALSKTSLEGALHRVAQSVVGTEISVVVEGEERQLPMRTEASLLRIAQGAVGNVGKHAHADRCRITLTYGDEEIRLDIVDDGIGFDPASIGARPAGLGHIGLDAMRQRAYEQGGSLSVESEPGGGTAVSVALPVPTELESKVTYTNKGA, encoded by the coding sequence ATGAACAGTGAATCGTCCGCCCCCGGCAATCATGGTTTGCGGCAAGGCATTCATATCTTGACTGCAATGTTGCTGGTGGTGATTGTGATTGCTTCAGTTCGGCTCCCCACTAATGAGTCACTCACTATGATCAGCCTTAGCTGCCTATACGGTGCGGTGTACTTTATTGGAAACCGGCACCTTAAAGAGCCTCTAGCCCAGCAATTATGGTTGCTAGCTTTGACCTGTATTTGGGTCATAATGGTGCCGATTCAGACTTCAGCGGTATATCTTGTGTTCGCACTGTACTTTCTATACCTCCAAATTCTTGACGATATTCGTGGTCTTATTGCCGTCATTGGAGCCACCATTGTTTCCGTAGTAAGCCAATATCCACATATCACTATCGGCAGTGTTTTGGGCCCATGTGTTGCCGCCATGGTTTCGGTCGGTATTAATTACGCTTTCCAAGCTCTTTGGACCGTTTCTCAAGAACGCCAAGAACTCATCGATGAGTTATTACAAACACGCACACAACTCGCCGAAACAGAGCGCGCCGCAGGCATTGCTGCAGAGCGCCAGCGCATTGCCCACGAAATTCACGACACACTGGCTCAAGGACTCTCCAGCATCCAAATGTTGCTCCATGTAGCGGAGCGTGACCTAGAAAAAATACCTGACGACGCCGCGCAATCCGCTGTTCGTCGCATCCAACAGGCTCGCACAACAGCCGCAGATAATCTCGGTGAAGCACGCGCAATGATCGCTGCATTACAACCCGCAGCACTATCCAAAACATCACTTGAAGGAGCACTTCACCGCGTTGCGCAAAGCGTTGTTGGTACCGAAATTAGCGTGGTAGTTGAAGGCGAAGAACGGCAACTACCAATGCGCACTGAAGCATCCTTGCTCCGAATTGCCCAAGGTGCAGTCGGAAACGTAGGAAAACACGCTCATGCTGATCGCTGCCGGATCACCCTTACCTACGGCGACGAAGAAATTCGCTTAGACATCGTTGATGATGGCATTGGTTTCGATCCCGCTTCCATAGGGGCACGTCCCGCAGGCCTAGGCCATATCGGATTGGACGCAATGCGTCAACGCGCCTACGAACAAGGTGGTTCGCTAAGCGTTGAATCCGAACCTGGGGGCGGAACAGCCGTCTCTGTGGCACTTCCCGTCCCTACCGAACTAGAATCAAAGGTTACGTATACCAACAAGGGAGCCTGA
- a CDS encoding LuxR C-terminal-related transcriptional regulator: protein MIRVLLADDHEIVRLGLRAVLESAEDIEVIGEVSTAEAAIAAAQNGGIDVILMDLRFGAGAEGTLVSTGADATAEIKRTIENPPNVLVVTNYDTDADILGAIEAGAVGYLLKDAPPAELLAAVRSAAEGDSTLSPVVANRLMTRVRTPRTSLTPRELEVLKLVASGSSNRDIGKVLFLSEATVKSHLVHIYDKLGVRSRTSAVAAAREQGVL, encoded by the coding sequence ATGATTCGAGTTCTATTAGCTGATGACCATGAAATCGTCCGACTTGGCCTAAGAGCAGTCTTGGAGTCAGCTGAAGACATTGAAGTCATTGGTGAAGTCTCCACAGCGGAGGCAGCGATTGCAGCGGCCCAAAACGGCGGAATTGACGTAATCCTAATGGACCTGCGCTTCGGCGCAGGTGCTGAAGGCACTCTCGTTTCCACTGGCGCTGACGCAACGGCGGAAATCAAGCGCACAATTGAGAACCCGCCGAATGTCCTAGTTGTGACCAACTATGACACGGATGCCGATATTCTGGGCGCAATTGAAGCTGGCGCAGTTGGTTACTTACTAAAAGACGCTCCACCCGCGGAACTGCTCGCCGCAGTACGCTCCGCAGCAGAAGGCGATTCAACACTATCCCCGGTGGTTGCCAACCGACTTATGACTCGGGTGCGCACACCTCGAACATCACTGACCCCGCGTGAACTGGAAGTACTTAAGCTTGTAGCAAGTGGTTCATCCAACCGCGATATCGGCAAAGTTCTTTTCCTATCTGAGGCGACAGTAAAATCACATCTTGTCCATATCTACGACAAACTCGGCGTACGTTCCCGCACCTCAGCCGTGGCTGCTGCCCGTGAACAAGGTGTGCTGTAA
- a CDS encoding TetR/AcrR family transcriptional regulator, which produces MHPGREVGPIATKKSNRRNRPSPRERLLASATSLFTTEGIRVIGIDRILREADVAKASLYSLFGSKDALVIAYLHELDERWRADWRARTANMDNPEDKILAFFDQCIDEEPKKDFRGSHFQNAANEYPRPETESELGIVAAVQEHRAWCHQTMTDLLTEKNGYPGTTQASQLLVFLDGGLAGSRLSRNILPLETARDLARQLLSAPPADYSI; this is translated from the coding sequence GTGCATCCTGGAAGGGAAGTGGGACCGATCGCCACCAAGAAGAGCAACCGGAGGAATAGGCCGAGTCCTCGGGAGCGTCTTTTAGCTAGTGCTACCAGCCTTTTCACTACGGAGGGTATCCGGGTAATTGGTATTGATCGGATTCTTCGAGAGGCTGATGTTGCCAAGGCAAGTCTCTACTCCTTGTTTGGTTCGAAAGATGCTCTTGTCATTGCCTATTTGCACGAACTTGATGAGCGTTGGCGTGCTGATTGGCGCGCCCGCACCGCCAATATGGATAATCCGGAAGATAAAATCCTGGCTTTTTTTGATCAGTGCATTGATGAAGAGCCCAAGAAGGACTTTCGGGGATCCCATTTTCAGAATGCCGCAAATGAGTATCCCCGTCCGGAAACTGAAAGTGAGCTTGGTATTGTTGCTGCGGTACAAGAGCACCGGGCTTGGTGCCATCAAACTATGACTGATCTTCTTACGGAAAAGAACGGTTATCCAGGGACTACACAAGCTAGTCAGCTGTTAGTGTTTTTGGATGGCGGCTTAGCGGGTTCGAGGCTAAGTAGAAATATTCTGCCTTTAGAAACAGCCCGAGATTTGGCGCGACAATTACTTTCTGCACCGCCAGCTGATTACTCGATCTAA
- a CDS encoding GlsB/YeaQ/YmgE family stress response membrane protein: protein MGLGLGFLGWIIIGGLAGWIASKIKGTDAQQGIGLNILVGVVGGIIGGWLLSLLGFDVAGSGLIFSFFTCLLGAVILLTLVQLVRK, encoded by the coding sequence ATGGGACTAGGATTAGGATTTTTAGGCTGGATCATTATTGGTGGTCTTGCTGGATGGATTGCTTCAAAGATCAAAGGCACTGATGCGCAGCAGGGGATCGGTTTAAATATTCTTGTAGGTGTTGTAGGTGGCATTATTGGTGGCTGGCTACTTTCACTTTTGGGATTTGATGTTGCGGGTTCTGGTTTGATCTTTAGTTTCTTTACCTGTTTACTTGGAGCCGTCATTCTATTGACCCTGGTCCAATTGGTTCGCAAGTAA
- a CDS encoding universal stress protein, producing MSKDRSVVVAVDGSLASLAAVRWGANTAMKRGIPLRLAASYTMPQFLYAEGMVPPQELFDDLQTETMDKIEVARAEAEKVAPDIEILHTLAEGSPIDMLLELSKDVTMIVMGSRGLGGLSGMVMGSVSAAVVSHAQCPVVVVREDLDEAYKYGPVVVGVDGSGVSQKAIEYAFAEADARGCELIAVHTWMDMQIQASLAGLSAAQQQWETVEQEQHMLLGHRLAGFAEQYPDVKVTKIVTRDRPVRALSDAALGAQLLIVGSHGRGGFKGMLLGSTSRALLQSTPCPMMVVRPQSK from the coding sequence ATGAGCAAGGATAGAAGTGTTGTTGTAGCGGTTGACGGGTCACTTGCGTCCTTGGCGGCCGTGCGTTGGGGCGCGAACACTGCCATGAAGCGTGGAATTCCATTACGGCTCGCCGCCAGTTACACAATGCCCCAGTTTCTTTATGCAGAGGGTATGGTGCCTCCGCAAGAACTTTTCGATGATCTCCAAACAGAGACCATGGATAAAATTGAGGTGGCTCGTGCCGAGGCGGAGAAAGTAGCGCCCGATATTGAGATTCTGCATACATTGGCAGAGGGTAGCCCGATTGATATGCTGCTGGAGCTTTCTAAAGACGTCACAATGATTGTGATGGGTTCTCGTGGTTTAGGTGGGCTTTCCGGCATGGTCATGGGCAGTGTCTCGGCTGCTGTTGTTAGCCACGCGCAATGCCCTGTAGTTGTTGTTCGGGAGGATCTTGATGAGGCATATAAATATGGCCCAGTAGTGGTTGGTGTTGATGGTTCTGGCGTGAGCCAAAAGGCTATCGAATATGCATTTGCTGAGGCCGATGCCCGTGGTTGTGAGTTAATCGCGGTGCATACATGGATGGATATGCAGATTCAGGCTTCGCTGGCGGGACTATCTGCGGCACAGCAGCAGTGGGAAACGGTGGAACAAGAGCAGCACATGTTGTTGGGACACCGCCTGGCTGGTTTTGCCGAACAGTATCCTGACGTAAAAGTAACCAAGATCGTTACGCGAGATCGTCCAGTGCGTGCACTTTCCGACGCCGCGTTAGGTGCGCAATTGCTGATTGTTGGGTCTCATGGTCGCGGTGGTTTTAAAGGAATGCTTTTGGGATCAACCTCGCGAGCATTATTGCAATCCACCCCATGCCCAATGATGGTGGTGCGTCCGCAAAGCAAGTAA
- a CDS encoding LLM class flavin-dependent oxidoreductase: MVAISVLDLVPVSTTPKAAVFASIAAAKIAEEAGYTRYWIGEYHNNPALACSATALLVSQIAAATSQIRVGGGGMTLSERTPISLAEDLGTLGLLYQKRVEAALSVASYADISAARKVRSHLAGLVGFYAQTPLCVYGSSLNTAMFAGQAGLPLAIASHIVPQHLESAIAVYRKSFVPSAQCEQPYVLASANIMVCDSRQEALFQFTTLQQMFGDAVSGKPGLISPPREVDMHPMVKAQMNSALSVSFVGTGPDVALRLQEWANAHSVDEVLSVTYAYDPKVREGSIKELGNWF, encoded by the coding sequence ATGGTTGCTATATCGGTCCTTGATTTGGTGCCGGTCTCCACCACACCAAAGGCTGCGGTTTTTGCGAGCATTGCTGCGGCAAAGATTGCAGAAGAGGCTGGTTATACCCGTTATTGGATTGGGGAATATCACAACAACCCTGCGTTAGCCTGTAGTGCTACAGCACTGCTTGTGTCGCAGATTGCGGCGGCTACTTCGCAGATTCGAGTTGGTGGTGGGGGAATGACTTTGTCAGAACGTACACCAATATCCCTAGCAGAAGATCTTGGGACCCTCGGTTTGCTGTATCAAAAGCGTGTTGAAGCCGCGTTGTCAGTGGCTTCTTACGCGGATATTTCAGCAGCCAGAAAGGTTCGTAGCCATCTTGCAGGGTTGGTTGGTTTTTATGCGCAGACGCCGTTGTGTGTATACGGTTCCTCATTGAATACTGCGATGTTTGCTGGCCAAGCAGGTTTGCCGCTGGCGATTGCAAGCCATATTGTGCCCCAACACTTAGAATCTGCAATTGCGGTTTATCGTAAGTCGTTTGTGCCTTCTGCGCAGTGTGAGCAACCTTATGTTTTGGCGAGCGCGAATATTATGGTGTGTGATTCTCGTCAGGAAGCGCTATTTCAGTTCACAACGCTCCAACAAATGTTCGGCGATGCTGTTTCAGGGAAACCTGGATTGATATCACCACCACGTGAGGTGGATATGCACCCTATGGTAAAAGCCCAGATGAATAGCGCACTTTCCGTTTCGTTTGTGGGTACTGGGCCTGATGTGGCATTGCGATTGCAAGAATGGGCAAACGCTCATAGTGTCGACGAAGTATTGAGTGTTACTTACGCCTATGATCCGAAGGTTCGGGAGGGCTCCATTAAAGAATTGGGCAACTGGTTCTAA
- a CDS encoding pseudouridine synthase: MVERLVRRRQPPLPVRNGLNPSRVQLPKDTAPITARDFLLHLIRTQTHKHPDDNDAAVDERFLRGEVTDPQGRRYAPDEVLSPGANIWFYRTPGPERPVPYDIPIIFQDENLLVADKPPFLATMPRGRHITETATVRLRRITGNQDLSPAHRLDRLTSGVLVFTTRPEVRGAYQDLFALRQAHKTYEAIARFDPAIHAGTIWENRIEKIRGVVQATIIDGPPNALTKVVRVEPIPNTNYARYILAPKTGRTHQLRLHMNLAGVPILNDPLYPELLPLNLNEDFTQPLCLLARELSFTDPFTSENRTFRSTRIQALNSK; encoded by the coding sequence ATGGTCGAAAGATTAGTACGCCGGCGGCAACCACCGCTACCCGTTCGGAATGGCTTAAATCCATCACGAGTACAGCTGCCTAAAGACACTGCACCAATCACCGCCAGGGATTTTTTGCTGCACCTTATACGCACACAAACACACAAACATCCCGATGATAACGATGCCGCAGTAGATGAACGGTTTTTGCGCGGTGAGGTAACCGACCCTCAGGGGCGTCGATACGCGCCCGATGAAGTACTTTCCCCAGGGGCCAATATCTGGTTCTACCGCACACCGGGCCCAGAACGCCCGGTCCCCTATGACATCCCAATCATATTCCAGGATGAAAACCTACTTGTTGCAGATAAACCTCCTTTTCTAGCCACTATGCCGCGCGGCAGGCATATTACTGAAACTGCCACTGTCCGGCTCCGACGCATCACTGGAAACCAAGACCTCTCTCCAGCACACCGGCTTGACCGCCTCACTTCAGGCGTCCTGGTTTTCACCACGCGGCCTGAAGTCCGCGGTGCATATCAAGATCTGTTTGCACTCCGCCAAGCCCACAAAACCTATGAAGCAATCGCACGCTTCGACCCAGCTATCCATGCCGGCACAATTTGGGAAAACCGCATAGAAAAAATTCGCGGTGTTGTTCAAGCAACTATTATCGACGGCCCACCAAACGCCCTTACCAAAGTAGTGCGGGTAGAACCCATCCCAAACACCAATTACGCACGCTATATCCTGGCGCCCAAAACTGGAAGGACACATCAGCTTCGTCTCCACATGAACCTCGCCGGCGTTCCAATCCTCAATGATCCGCTTTACCCCGAGCTACTTCCACTTAACCTTAACGAGGATTTCACGCAACCACTCTGCCTTCTCGCACGTGAACTCTCCTTTACTGACCCCTTCACCAGTGAAAACCGTACGTTCCGTTCAACACGAATCCAAGCCCTCAACAGCAAATAA